The following coding sequences are from one Perognathus longimembris pacificus isolate PPM17 chromosome 13, ASM2315922v1, whole genome shotgun sequence window:
- the Rps13 gene encoding 40S ribosomal protein S13 produces MGRMHAPGKGLSQSALPYRRSVPTWLKLTSEDVKEQIYKLAKKGLTPSQIGVILRDSHGVAQVRFVTGNKILRILKSKGLAPDLPEDLYHLIKKAVAVRKHLERNRKDKDAKFRLILIESRIHRLARYYKTKRVLPPNWKYESSTASALVA; encoded by the exons ATGGGTCGCATGCACGCTCCCGG GAAGGGCCTGTCCCAGTCGGCTCTGCCCTATCGCCGCAGCGTCCCCACT TGGCTTAAGTTGACGTCTGAAGACGTGAAGGAGCAGATTTACAAACTCGCCAAGAAAGGCCTGACTCCCTCACAAATCG gTGTGATTCTGAGGGACTCTCACGGTGTTGCACAAGTACGTTTTGTGACAGGCAATAAAATCTTGAGAATCCTGAAGTCCAAAGGACTTGCTCCTGATCTTCCTGAGGATCTCTACCATTTAATTAAGAAAGCTGTTGCTGTCAGAAAGCATCTTGAGAGGAATAGAAAG gataAAGATGCTAAATTCCGTCTGATTCTGATAGAGAGCCGGATTCACCGATTGGCTCGATATTATAAGACCAAGCGGGTCCTCCCCCCTAATTGGAAATA tgaATCATCCACGGCCTCTGCCCTAGTGGCATAA